AAATAGATCTAACCATGTAAGGTACCTAATGGTACCTAAGATAATATATTCAGTCAAATTGACTCGAGAAAGTTCTACAAAGTATATGAATACTCTTGCTGACATGCTGTTAAAAAATAGTGTCTTATGAAAATAGTTGAAACAATTATGTGTACGAATATTAATTTGTGGATGCATACTGTTTTATCTCTTAATGTCGATTTATATGGATCATTACTTCTAATACTCGAGTAAGAAAAGAATGAATGGTACGTTTCGGATAATATTCATGGACCTAAAGTAAGAGAGAAGACCTTTTCAATCACGTACACACAGAAATGACCCCGACTTAGCAGCAGATAAGATACAGTTATATTGTTGAGAGCATAAAAGAACTTAAATAGGGTGAGCATGTTAACTCTATCCCTTTCTTGCAATCAAACTTAGATAGCGGCTGACATATGAATAGTTATCGACCTAAGTTCGAATGGACAGTCATAGGGGCACCGGAGAATTTGAAATCAAATACATCGTATGAAAATAAATTGGGAGGGCTAAATGTCAAACAATGGACAAAGTTTTGGATAAAAATGACAGCAACATGAACCTGACATGGGAGAAAAAAAATTTAGTTGACAACCATGATACTGCTGTACACATTGAGGGTGACCTGTTTTTTTTATCATAGATACACAAATCTAGGGAAGCACACCTAAATTGATGACATAAAATTCTAGAAACAACAGTTAAGTGGAACAGATATTTATCATTTAACTGCTCTCTTCACATGGCAAGAAGCtaaattggggggggggggggggggggggggctagatGTACAACAATGGACAAACTTTTGGATAAAAATGACAGCAACATGAACCTGACATGGGAGAAAAAAATTTAGTTGACAGCCATGATGTGGCTGTACACATGCAGGGTGACCTGTTTTTTTTATCATAGATACACAAATCTAGGGAAGCACACCAAAATTGATGGCATAAAATTCTAAAAACAACAGTTAAGTGGAACAGATATTTATCATTTAACTGCTCTCTTCACATGGCAAGAAGCAAGATCCATAGTAATGTGTATAGTATAAAAAACCCCAAAAGGAGTGCAATAGATATCTAAGAATCAACAATAACTGAACATACTTTAGCAAGGCTACACACACCTATATATATTGCCTGTAGCTCCATTGGTTTCCAAAGGAATGAGATTTACCACAACCTGTCCACATAAAAAACATGTATAAAAAACAGCACCGGGAATTAGCACTACTTCAAATATTCTATTTACTAATAACGCTCATTGTATTGAAAATAACTAAGGAATTTGTTATTGACACATCCATGATAAATAAATTATACATAAGCACCGTCTCAaacgttctatttattaatgaataTCATTGTGTTGAAGAtataattatgaaatttatgcttGACATATCATGCTAAATAAATAGATTATACATATAAAAACGGGCACTATATCATGAAAACAACTATTAGGGGCAAAGCAAGCACGCACATACACATATAATTTGAAAAGAAACTTCAGTCTCATACATAGGAGCATCAAAATTATGCTACAACACCAATAATCACTCGGTCATGCTGTAGATTGAAGAACACTTGGTAACTAAAGGTAAATCATATAATACTGAACGCATTTAGAAACACTTATCTATGAAACTGGAAGAAGTCCATGCTGCAGATAGAAAAATACTTACAAATTATGACGAGGACTATATATTTCCTCCCCAAAGACAAAGAAGGTACAGACAAATCTGTTATCTGAAACCACCATAACCCCTATCCCAACAATCTTGGGCGTGCAACCAGGACACCCGCAATCGCGACCAACCTCCACGAGCATGGAAAGTGAAAGGGTCAGAGAGAGATAGAGGATGTCGTACCTCCATACGAGGATATCGATGGCGCAGCTAGGGTTTGGTCGGTCATGCCATCaaaaggaaaggagagagagaatgGGGAGGGGAAAACGGAGGTGAGAGGCAGCCGAGGttggacggaggaggaggaggaggcgaaggAGGGCGGCGCCCGCCGCCGCACAGCAGTCGCATCCGGCGGTGCCGTTGTCGCCCCTCCGTGCGTCGGGACAGAGAGAGACCGATGGGGAGAGAGGAGGAAGCCAGGAGAAGAATCTGGAATGAGGGAATGAGAAGCGGGAGCCAGGTATATATTTAGTGGTTGGGGTCCTGACGAGAAGCTGCAGAAGCTAGCCAGAGCAACTGCGACGACGAGTTATAAGAAGTTGATTCTAACGGAAGCAGCTATAAGCAATCTTGGCCATACGATGACGGATCAGACGGTGGTGGGAATTTAGGACGACGTGGACGGTGCTCCTGGCGGAGGAGCATGCCCCCCTTGTCTGGGTAAATATCAGCGAGTCAGTATCATATTTGGAGCCGACTCGATCGAGGACTCGAGGGAGGACATAGGAGCCTGCCCAACTAATACAAGCGGCAGAAAAAAAATTGATGGTAGAAATTTTGCCTTTTTAGTATTAGGTATATATGATTAGGACCCGTAGGATGATTAGGATTCCTATTCAGCTTAGGGTATATGGAATCTATTTGAATAAGATTAGAATTCTTAGCCCGGCATATGTATAAAATAGGAGAGTGCGTAAAAGTAGTTAGGGAAGGCCAGACCAAAACAAAtggacaaaaaaaaagaaaattttgcatctttattattattaggtatagagaTAGACAGAGATATAGATTAACCGATCGATTACTAGTGGTTGGAAACAGAAGTTTCTAAAAGCCGAACTGAAATTTGGTTGGTTAGTTAATAAAAAAAATCAGGTAGGACTATTTGTTACAGACGCTCTCGCCCCAAGAATCTCGCTCCTCCGCCTACAAAAGAAAGCAAAGTCTTTCGTATCAACAAGAATATCGCTTCCGATCAGAAAACCCTAAGGTATGTATCGCCGCCATCCGCCCCTCGGCCTTCTAATCACCGTCAAAAGCGTCCCCTATCGCATGATTAATCTGCGTCAAAATCTGCCTCCGCAAAATAGCAAGAACCCTCGCCCATCTTGCATGCAGTGGCTCGCTGATAATGCGTCGATTGGTGTCGTGTCTTACAGGTGCTCCGATCGATGGCGACTCTCCCCATCAAGCCCCTGGACGGCGCCGGCGGCTACCTGCGGTGGAAGGAATCGTTGCTCCTCCGCGTCCACACCCTCGGCGTCGCCCACGTGCTCTTCGAGGTCCGACCCGCCGGTGCCGGCGACAACGATGAGGCCGCGGCCAAGAAGTGGTCGCGCGACGACGCGTTGTGCCGCGGCCACATCCTGTGCACGCTCTCCGACCACCTGCTGCCGGACTACGCCCGCTTCGCCACGGCCGCCGAGCTGTGGCGCGCGCTGGCGCGCACGTACGACGTGAAGGTGCCCTCCTACTGGAGGGACAGGTTCCGTGAATTCTGCTTCGACAGAAGCACCGGAGATGTCTTCCTGGAGCAGCTCGCGCACGCGGAGGCTCTGGGCGCCGCCGCAGAGCTCAGCGATGGCGCCATGACCTTCGAGCTGGGTAGCAAGATTCCGTTGGCCATGAGCTTGGCCGTCACCGGTGGCGAGAAGGAGTTGGAGTCTATCTGGGAGGTCGCTCGGCGGGTCGTGTCGCGTGGCGTGGATCCTTGGTACGAGTACCGCGACGACGACGGACGATGACGGTCCAAAACCTGAGCACGACACGTAGCCGGAAGCGTGCCATGTCTGAACACGTTGCCAGGCGCAGGGCTTGATCATGGGCTTCCCCACGCTAGCTGTGGATGTCAAGAACACTGAAAAATAGTTACCCACTCCCAGTCTTTACTGTTTGTATTCTGTAATCTAGATGCTAGACTGAATTATGCCTGCTAAATGCTCGCTGACGCTATGTTATAATGCACTTGAGATGCTATCAGGCATTTTCAGGCATGTTTAATCAAGAGTCAAGACCAGCTAGGAAGCTATGGACTTGCAAGAAAACACTGCAAGGATGATCCCTATATATGTCGGAATGGAATGTGTGCTATTTCGTTGCGTTAACTCATCTATGTTATAAtggaccaatcaaaattatactgATCCCCAGAGAAACGTCCCCCGTTGATCATTGTGCACCCAGAAAAATACACACAAGAATTCGTCTCTGTTAAAATTAAAGGCTAATAAAACACAAAAACCCATCCGATGGCCGATTTTTGTTGTTTGATGTCAGACTTCTCACCGCCGTGCCCTCCCTCCCATGCACGTTCGAACACGAAAAAAAAAGAACGCTGCCGCCAATGGACAcgtcgaggatgccatggatccctctcctccacctctgaACCAACCACTCCGCCGCGACGGACTTCAGCACTCCGCTCAGCCGCGGCACGTGAAGAGGGAGCGCAATTGCCGGAGTGGATCTCTGGCCTTGGCGCGCCGACGAGGGGTGGATCTCCGGCCCTGGGACGCCGCTGGCATCCGGCCGCGTGGCCGTATGGGGAGGCACACCTGGGGTCATGGCGGAGGACATTGGCAACGCCGCGGGGGAGGATAGGCCCGCCCGCGGGGCTGAGCAGGGCCGACACGAGGCGCACAAAGGGTGGGGAGAGTGCCGACGAGAGTGCGCGGGTGGCGCCTGTTCTTCGTCGTCCGGCCTGGTCATGGAAGAGTTCGTGATTGGCAACGACGCATGGCTCGTGGCATCCATGCATCTCGCCATGGTGATGGCCGCGTCGTCCAGACTCTTCGCCAAGCTCTCCGACCTCTTTGCCTCCGATGCCGCATTCCACGACGCACTAGCGCTCGTCCGCGGCGGCCCCGGCACCGAGCGGCTCCGCGTCGTGGCCTACGGGTTCGGTGGCGTGCAGTACAGCAAAGCGCCACGGTTCCACCTCGCCATGCGTTCCCCGATGCGATCGGCGACGTCGAGGTGGCCTCCCCGACCGCGGACCCCGTGGAGCACCGAGCCATCGAGGAGTTGGGCTGCGTCCTTACCGCGTCGGTCCAGCAGTGCCAGCCAGTTCGCGGGCCGACGCTGTTAGCACTGTGGCTGGTCCGGCAAAGAAAGGCGCTGGCGGGACACCACAAGGCCCAAGAGGCAACAACAGGCCTAGGAAACCCAACAATCGTTACCGTGAGGTGTGATGCGCTTGCATGCGCCGCCGAGGCAGAGTCCTCTGTAATATAAGCAACAGAGGATCCTGGAGAGGGGATCATTCAAAATTGTAAACACAAACCCTATTACCTTCTAAGAACTCGTCTGAAATCTATCCCAATGCTATTCTGCCTACCTGAACTCCATTCCAATTCCCAATTCCTCCCCAGATTCTCTCCTACCCTTGCTCCTTggcttacaagtggtatcagagacaacAATCTTTCACAATCCATCGATCGAATCCTCAATTGGTCCGATTGGTCTAACTCGCGGTACGCTGTGAGCTGCAGATCACCGTGAGATTCCGTAATTCCCTCCTTTGAGTAAATTGATTTGTGGCGAACACCGATCTAGAGCACGCCCTTCCCACCGACCACGACCACTACACTCGCCTTCAACGCCGCCGAGGAGCCATGAACCCCGACACTAAGCTCATCCTCGACGagatctccaagtgctttgatGACCACGAGCGCAAGTGGGACACCCGCTTCGCTGATCTGGAGCAGAAGTCTTCGGAGTCGTCCGCCACCAGGCGCTCAAGAATGCCGCCAAGGTGTTCGATGAATGGCGTCCCGACATCTAAGGGTCGTCGATGACCTAAAGCAGGAGATCGGCAAAATCACCAAGTAGTGGGAGCATGCCGCACCCGGCATCCTCGGGAACTTCACGTCTCCATCACTGACAGCGCCGATCCCCGGCACCTTCATGCCGCCATCGTCGCAGGCGCCGTTCCCCGGGACCTTCGTGCCACCATCGTCGCAGGCGTCGTTCCCCGGGACCTTCGTGCCACCATCGTCGTAGGCGCCGTTCCACGACCCTAGTGAAAGCGCCATCACCTCTCACCATGCTACCATGCATTCGTCTACTGGATCTCTAGCCGAACTGCCCCATGTGCACTACGTCAAAAACAGGACCCGGGCGGGTGATTTTGGAGTGGTTACCACTCTAATACCACCACGGGCAAGGGTACGTTGCCTTGCCAATCCATTCAGTCTGCTCCTCTTTCGTTTCGGGTGTGCGTCCTCCTCCAGCGCCTAGCCGTCCTTGGGAAACTAGGGTTCAAGGGAGCAGTAGCGGGAATCATACAGGCAAACTACCCAAGCTGATTTTTCCTATGTTTGTTGGTGAAAACCCCAAATCCTAGCCTAAAAACTATGAGGACTACTTTGATCTCTACTCTGTTGAAACACCCATTTGGATTAAGGTCGCCACTATGCATTTTCAGCCATCATCGGCTGTTGCTCGGTGGAAGCAGTTGGTCGAAGAACAACTTCCTACTATCTCTTGGACCAATTTTTGCCACATCCAATTAGAACGCTTTGGTCATGACAAACATGAGCTCCTGATTCACCGTCTATTCCACTATAGAATGACTGACATTATCTATGAGTATATTGAACAAGTCACCACCCTTGTCGACCAGCTTAAAGCCTATGCAGCCCACCCTGATCCTATATTTTATGTCCAACGCTTTATTGACGGGTTACAGGATGATATCAAAGCTGTTGTTCTTGTTCAACGTCCTTCTTCGCTGGATACTGCCTGTGTCCTTGCTCAGTTGCAGGAGGAGGTTACTGCCCTAAGGAAGCCATTCCACTGGTTGGATGCACCACCTCAATTCAAGTCATCAACAGTGGGTGCCCATCCATTGCCGCTTCCTCCTATCAAGCCAGCGGTCGCTGCTGAAACCAGGCCACCTGATTCGATGAAGCCTACAACAGCTGAAGATAAGTATCAGGCCCCATGGGAACATCGTCGCTCAAGGTATGTGCATACGCTGTGGTGCTAAATGGTTCCATGGCCATAAGTGTGCCCCTCTGGTCCAACTTCATGTTGTGCAAGAACTGTTGGCCCATAGGATCTCCGGCTTAGGTGagttgaccactcaccagtctcgtcaagcacccgctagtgtggccgagcacccactagctatgccgaccatgaacaagcgttgtttgaacacacactatggctagaggttgaagaagaggaagaacaaagcatacacatatagtacaagcaccagcgttggccggagccctgtataggagatggcaaatatgaactctctttgttgagttgcaatggcaaactatatatacaactctatccatctagtacTAGTACAGTtgccctgctgcaacagtgactagataacatagcaggactgacttctacgCCTATCCTTGCATGTGGCTATAGTCTAGCAGGTGAGCcattcggcgcctgcctctacagcgtctacagtaccacagcagggagcctttttggcaccgccttcccttgctgtgtgttcacacaaggaagcagtagattatctaacaattcttcccctaatcctattgCTATCCCTTATACCCCCTCCATGCCAAtgatctccttcagctccgtgagtcgaagacgtccaagTGGCTTAGTGAGGACGTCCATGAGTTGCCAACCagtttcgacaaactcgatgatgatctgccctccatcgacatagtccctgaggaagtggaacttcacgtcgatgtgtttgctctggTCGTGCAGAACtggattcttcacgagggcgatggcgggctagttgtccaccatcagtactggtgggtgagcttccacaccggtcagctcacccagcagtcggcgtagccacacaacttggcatgccACTGTGGCCGCCGCTTTGTACTCTGCCGCGCACATAGAtagtgccaccaccttctgtttcagcgatagccatgaaattggagccaacccaaggaagacgagcacggtagaggtgctccgtcgtccatcaatgtcccccgccatgtctgcatcgctgaacataaTGAGCTGTAGCCTACTCccaccggtcttggggaagatgatcccctgatccatAGTCCCTTTGACGTAgcacagtagccgcttcaccatagcccagtgatcctctctgggatcctccttgaagcgactgacgtagcccacggcaaaCGCAATGTCcaacctcgtgtggactaggtagcgtagactgcTGATGATGCTCCAGTACAGTGTTGCAGCTACCTTcaccgcggtgctggccttcgttagcttcagccgctcctccatcggagtcacgcatggcttacactcagccatgccgctctgctccaatagcttcgaggcatacgtgctctgaccgagcgtgagttccacCTTCCCCTTTC
This DNA window, taken from Miscanthus floridulus cultivar M001 chromosome 13, ASM1932011v1, whole genome shotgun sequence, encodes the following:
- the LOC136499213 gene encoding uncharacterized protein; protein product: MATLPIKPLDGAGGYLRWKESLLLRVHTLGVAHVLFEVRPAGAGDNDEAAAKKWSRDDALCRGHILCTLSDHLLPDYARFATAAELWRALARTYDVKVPSYWRDRFREFCFDRSTGDVFLEQLAHAEALGAAAELSDGAMTFELGSKIPLAMSLAVTGGEKELESIWEVARRVVSRGVDPWYEYRDDDGR
- the LOC136499882 gene encoding secreted RxLR effector protein 161-like; the protein is MEERLKLTKASTAVKVAATLYWSIISSLRYLVHTRLDIAFAVGYVSRFKEDPREDHWAMVKRLLCYVKGTMDQGIIFPKTGGSRLQLIMFSDADMAGDIDGRRSTSTVLVFLGLAPISWLSLKQKVVALSMCAAEYKAAATVPAIALVKNPVLHDQSKHIDVKFHFLRDYVDGGQIIIEFVETGWQLMDVLTKPLGRLRLTELKEIIGMEGV